Proteins from a single region of Vicia villosa cultivar HV-30 ecotype Madison, WI unplaced genomic scaffold, Vvil1.0 ctg.001284F_1_1, whole genome shotgun sequence:
- the LOC131634359 gene encoding cyclin-dependent protein kinase inhibitor SMR9-like produces MAPSTTTKKTSRTTKTTTGRRTRTRTRQPRTTCYKKNKKQEVIKVNKVLPSSCVTKSSQESSKEEISEVIDVSISNSACSTPKGQKFRIPEISTCPPAPKKQRVVSNCSLRRSPLSFFVPPDLDNFFLVTLPDVSV; encoded by the coding sequence ATGGCCCCTTCAACAACCACAAAGAAAACCTCAAGGACCACCAAAACTACAacaggaagaagaacaagaacaagaacaagacaacCTAGAACAACATGCTACAAGAAGAACAAAAAACAGGAAGTGATTAAGGTTAACAAGGTTTTGCCTTCTAGCTGTGTGACAAAAAGCTCACAAGaatcttcaaaggaagaaattTCTGAGGTAATTGATGTTTCTATTAGTAACAGTGCATGTTCAACACCAAAGGGTCAGAAATTTAGGATACCAGAGATTTCAACATGTCCTCCAGCACCAAAGAAACAAAGGGTAGTTTCAAATTGTTCTTTGAGAAGGTCACCACTTTCATTCTTTGTACCTCCTGATTTGGATAACTTTTTCTTGGTCACACTTCCTGATGTTTCTGTTTGA